In Rattus rattus isolate New Zealand chromosome 9, Rrattus_CSIRO_v1, whole genome shotgun sequence, a genomic segment contains:
- the Mrpl12 gene encoding 39S ribosomal protein L12, mitochondrial, with product MRQRAAGESADTVLFPGPDCVCASRRLVRNIRSQPSRPGRQGLVARAARPARLLPDRASLPLRAACDLPACGAMLPAAAAASRLWGPRLGLGGSALRLVRQQMPGVCVARQLRSSSHRRSEALAGAPLDNAPKEYPPKIQQLVQDIASLTLLEISDLNELLKKTLKIQDVGLMPMGGMVPGAVPAAAPAPEAAEEEDLPKQKEQTHFTVRLTEAKPVDKVKLIKEIKNYVQGINLVQAKKLVESLPQEIKANVAKAEAEKIKAALEAVGGTVVLE from the exons ATGCGGCAGAGGGCTGCAGGAGAAAGCGCCGACACAGTACTATTTCCGGGCCCAGACTGCGTCTGCGCGTCGCGCCGCCTAGTGCGTAATATCAGAAGCCAACCAAGTCGCCCTGGACGCCAAGGCCTGGTGGCTAGAGCGGCCCGTCCAGCTCGCCTCCTCCCGGATAGAGCGTCGCTTCCGCTCAGAGCCGCGTGTGACCTTCCCGCTTGCGGAGCTATGCtgccggcggcggcggcggctagCCGCCTGTGGGGGCCGCGGCTTGGACTCGGGGGATCGGCGCTCCGCCTTGTCAG GCAACAGATGCCCGGTGTCTGTGTGGCGCGGCAGTTGAGAAGCAGCAGCCAccgaaggagtgaagcactcgcCGGTGCACCCCTGGATAATGCTCCCAAGGAGTATCCCCCCAAGATCCAGCAGCTGGTCCAAGACATTGCCAGTCTTACGCTCCTGGAGATCTCAGACCTCAACGAACTCTTGAAG AAAACATTGAAGATCCAGGATGTCGGCCTTATGCCAATGGGTGGCATGGTGCCTGGTGCCGTCCCTGCTGCAGCACCAGCCCCTGAG GCGGCCGAGGAAGAAGACCTCCCCAAGCAGAAAGAGCAGACACACTTCACGGTGCGCCTGACGGAGGCGAAGCCTGTGGACAAAGTGAAGCTGATCAAGGAGATCAAGAACTACGTTCAGGGCATAAACCTTGTGCAG GCCAAGAAGCTGGTGGAGTCCCTGCCCCAGGAAATCAAAGCTAACGTCGCCAAAGCTGAGGCAGAGAAGATCAAGGCAGCCTTGGAGGCAGTGGGTGGCACTGTGGTTCTGGAGTGA